The Polaribacter sp. KT25b genome contains the following window.
CAATAAATTAATATCTAGACTTTTTTTACGACCAATAGATTCTCATTTTACTTTTGCATATAAATTCTTAAAATTGTTTAACCTAATTTATGCTTACTTAGAGTTAAACTACAAAGAACATACTTATAAATCTATATTAAATCTTAGTTTTAAGAACAACTTTTTACTCTTATCTAGACAAAACTCTTTAACTATACCAATTTTCTATTTGTTTTTATTTTCTGATCTTAAAATTAGATTATATCAAAAATAATATTTGCTATTTAACTAGATTTATTTCTACACAACAAATCTTCATTAACATTAATTGCGTTATCTAAATTTAACAAATACAACTTATCTAAAAATATAAATCACTTCAATTCTTAAATAATAAAATATTGTTAACTTCATCTTAAAAATTCTGAAACTTTATTTAAACTTCTTAACTTTACATTAGATTTTATAAAAAATAAAGTACAGAATAATACAAAAAATGAAAAGTAAAAAAGCAATCATAACAGGAGGTGGTAAAGGTCTAGGTAAAGCCACAGCAATAGCATTTGCAAAAGAAGGAATTGACGTTGCAATAACTGGCAGAAATGAAGCTACTTTAAAAGCTACAGTTTCTGAAATTGAAAAACTTGGGGTTAAAGCCATTTATGCAGTATTTGATGTTGGTAATTACGAAGAAGTAAAAACAGGAATTAAAAGCATTATAGAAAAATTTAAAACCGTAGATATTTTAGTAAACAATGCAGGTATTGCAGCTTTTGGCACTTTTAACGACATGAAAGTTGAGCAATGGAGCCAAATTATACAAACCAATGTAATGGGTATGTATTATGTTACTAAAGAAGTTTTACCTTATTTAATTGCAAAAAACGAAGGTGATATTATTAACGTATCCTCTACTGCTGGCTTAAACGGTAACGCAAGTACTTCTGCATATTCTGCATCAAAATTTGCTGTAATTGGCATGTCAGAATCCTTAATGAAAGAAGTGCGTAAAAATAATATTAGAGTTTGCACATTAACACCAAGTACAATTGCTTCTGATATGTCTATCAATTTAGGAATAGCAAATAAAGATTCTGAAGACAGTGTTTTACAACCAGAAGATTTTGCAGAATTAATTGTTGCCGGATTAAAATTACCAAGAAGAGCAATGCTTAAGAGTGCTGCTTTATGGTCTACAAATCCTTAAAAAAGTTTGAATATTATTTATAAAAAGAAAGAGCCATTAAATTATTTAATGGCTCTTTCTTTTTTATCTATTTTAAAAAATTACAAACTTCATCATAAAATTGCTTCGGATTTTCTGCATGCAACCAATGA
Protein-coding sequences here:
- a CDS encoding 3-ketoacyl-ACP reductase gives rise to the protein MQKMKSKKAIITGGGKGLGKATAIAFAKEGIDVAITGRNEATLKATVSEIEKLGVKAIYAVFDVGNYEEVKTGIKSIIEKFKTVDILVNNAGIAAFGTFNDMKVEQWSQIIQTNVMGMYYVTKEVLPYLIAKNEGDIINVSSTAGLNGNASTSAYSASKFAVIGMSESLMKEVRKNNIRVCTLTPSTIASDMSINLGIANKDSEDSVLQPEDFAELIVAGLKLPRRAMLKSAALWSTNP